One Anolis carolinensis isolate JA03-04 chromosome 5, rAnoCar3.1.pri, whole genome shotgun sequence DNA segment encodes these proteins:
- the LOC100558741 gene encoding arf-GAP with dual PH domain-containing protein 1 — MAGNMDRNAKALQEAWRREENTLCADCKKPDPDWASYTLGVFLCFDCAGIHRNLSGISKVKSIRMDCWEEGQIEFLMQHGNAKAKAKYEAHVPFYYYHPVHTDCLVLREQWIRAKYERNEFMKPGKQSPYSNGLKEGILWKRGRDNGQYLLRRFLLSEREGCLKYFTKQDAKEPKVAIKIDTINAVFQPEKTGNPNGLQITYLKDNKTRNIFVYHEDGQEIVDWFNAIRAAQFHYLKVAFPVASDQELRNRLTRNFLKEGYMEKTGPRQKEAFKKRWFTLDHRRLMYFKDPLDAFAKGEVFVGSREQGYSVMEGLPAGTQGSFTWQHGITIITPDREYLFTCETERDQQEWMTAFWHVIKQPMTPQEYAIEAYFKLRP; from the exons ATCCTGACTGGGCCTCCTATACTCTCGGCGTCTTTCTCTGCTTCGACTGTGCAGGGATTCATCGCAACCTCTCTGGCATCAGCAAAGTGAAGTCAATAAGGATGGACTGCTGGGAGGAAGGCCAGATAGAG TTTTTGATGCAGCATGGAAATGCAAAGGCTAAAGCTAAATATGAGGCCCATGTTCCATTTTACTATTACCACCCGGTCCACACCGACTGTCT AGTTCTGAGAGAGCAGTGGATACGAGCCAAATATGAACGGAATGAATTCATGAAGCCGGGAAAACAGTCACCATATTCTAATG GGTTGAAAGAAGGGATTCTATGGAAACGAGGCCGAGACAATGGACAGTATCTTTTGCGCAGGTTTCTCTTGTCGGAGAGAGAAGGTTGTCTCAAGTATTTCACCAAGCAGGAT GCAAAAGAACCCAAAGTAGCTATTAAAATTGACACTATCAATGCCGTGTTCCAGCCTGAAAAGACAGGGAACCCCAATGGCTTGCAGATCACGTATCTCAAAGACAACAAGACTCGCAACATCTTTGTTTATCATGAGGATGGGCAA GAAATAGTGGACTGGTTCAATGCGATCCGTGCTGCACAGTTCCATTATCTGAAGGTGGCTTTTCCTGTTGCCAGTGACCAAGAG CTAAGAAACCGATTGACACGGAATTTCTTGAAAGAAGGCTACATGGAAAAGACCGGGCCAAGG CAGAAGGAGGCTTTTAAGAAACGGTGGTTCACTCTGGACCACAGGAGACTGATGTACTTCAAAGATCCTTTG GATGCTTTTGCTAAAGGTGAAGTATTTGTGGGCAGCAGGGAGCAAGGGTACAGCGTCATGGAGGGCCTGCCAGCTGGCACGCAGGGCAGCTTCACTTGGCAGCAtggcatcaccatcatcacccctGATCGTGAATATCTCTTTACCTGTGAGACAGAGCGGGATCAGCAAGAATGGATGACTGCCTTCTGGCATGTTATAAAACAACCCATGACACCCCAGGAGTATGCAA TTGAAGCTTATTTCAAGCTCAGGCCATAA
- the LOC100562427 gene encoding urotensin-2 receptor-like, whose product MAEITEEASWGNFSEEDELREESPIAEVLGAILLLMFLLGTAGNIYTLVVAFGGTSVRSTGSLCVYVINLAFADILYLSTIPFVVCTYFAQDWFFGDMGCRILLSLDLLTMHASIFTLTTMSLERYWAVTRPLRVRWAQNSYRKLAIVVVWLLSMLLTVPMMIMIQEWEGRNHKRICFPTWTPDAYKVYLTILFSTSILGPGLVLAVAYSHLAWTYWTSMRIMQPTVMGRALKQKLFSRIFSIIVAYWACFVPFWAWQLVKLYWYDELEIGPTAQAYLNFGVTCLTYGNSCINPFLYTLLTRNYQQYMAEQSGERKGGGYMLFRRRICENPQVECISMAQGGVVE is encoded by the coding sequence ATGGCAGAGATCACAGAGGAAGCCTCTTGGGGCAATTTCTCTGAGGAGGATGAGCTCAGAGAGGAAAGTCCTATCGCTGAGGTCTTGGGTGCGATCCTTCTTCTCATGTTTCTCCTTGGTACGGCAGGAAATATCTACACGCTTGTGGTAGCCTTTGGAGGCACATCTGTCCGCTCAACAGgttctttgtgtgtgtatgtgatcaACCTGGCATTTGCTGACATACTCTACCTTTCCACCATCCCTTTTGTGGTGTGCACCTATTTTGCCCAGGACTGGTTTTTTGGGGACATGGGCTGTAGGATTTTGCTTAGTCTTGACCTGCTTACAATGCATGCCAGCATCTTCACATTAACTACCATGAGCTTGGAGCGTTATTGGGCAGTGACTAGGCCACTGAGGGTCAGGTGGGCCCAAAATAGCTACCGCAAACTTGCCATTGTGGTAGTTTGGCTCCTCTCCATGTTGCTTACAGTTCCTATGATGATCATGATCCAGGAATGGGAAGGAAGAAATCACAAGCGGATTTGCTTCCCCACGTGGACACCTGATGCTTACAAGGTTTATCTCACGATTCTCTTCAGTACCAGCATCCTTGGTCCTGGCTTGGTCCTGGCTGTGGCTTACTCCCATCTTGCTTGGACCTATTGGACCTCCATGAGAATAATGCAGCCAACAGTCATGGGCAGAGCCTTGAAACAGAAGTTGTTCTCCAGGATCTTCAGCATCATTGTTGCCTACTGGGCTTGCTTTGTACCATTCTGGGCATGGCAACTTGTCAAACTCTATTGGTACGATGAGCTGGAGATCGGGCCAACTGCTCAGGCATACCTCAACTTTGGCGTTACTTGCTTGACCTATGGCAATAGCTGCATCAACCCATTTCTTTACACTCTGCTCACCAGGAATTACCAGCAATACATGGCAGAGCAAAGTGGGGagagaaaaggtgggggctaTATGCTCTTTAGGAGGAGAATATGTGAAAACCCTCAGGTAGAATGTATATCTATGGCACAAGGAGGAGTGGTTGAATAA